Proteins encoded in a region of the Isosphaeraceae bacterium EP7 genome:
- a CDS encoding beta-ketoacyl synthase N-terminal-like domain-containing protein, whose product MAAAAERVAIVGVGAIFPGAPDLGQFWEIVSGGIDATSEVPEGRWALAPGDAHDPRPVSPDRVPSLRAGFVNAEGLDPEFAGPLDVSVRLALHAGRSAWRDAKTDGIDPTRVGVILGHIVLPTEGASALARQTLGRAFAESLDLPADSEADVDPRAAFAAGLPAGMLAKSLGLKGAAYTLDAACASSLYALKLAADELTSGRADVMLTGGVSRPDPLYTQMGFAQLRALSPGGHPRPFDAGGDGLVVGEGAGVFVLKRLGDAVAAGDRIYAVVAGSGLSNDVDGGLLAPSTEGQLRAMRAAYENAGWAPGDVDLIECHATGTPLGDSVELASLRELWAGEKGKPGRCIIGSVKSNIGHALTAAGSAGLLKVLQSFEHGVLPPTANFASPLEPLEDPSSPFRVLAESAHWPERTAGRARRAAISGFGFGGINAHILLEEWRPPARPFVPRPRPKVKPGVPLAIVSLAAQVGPCATTQAFRVRALGGGSQAGPAAPARWWGIADAPAGYYLETLELPADRFRIPPLELEEMLPQQSLLLRLAGEAIAEAGWQRGTPRLRTGVFVGLGLDLNTTNYHVRWWLLPQARRWNEQLGLGLDEAGVVAWAGRLRDAFGPPLSANRTMGALGGLVASRIAREFRAGGPSFTVSSEETSGLRALEVASGMLRRGEIDEALVGAVDFAGDPRYALAAAALHPDRTTPADGGVALVLKRLDDAERDGDPILAVVRGVGSACGGSPQEVIPGAAAARTSFALACADAGLDVTALAYLERADAEPVLFHGMQGDAVATLGHAGAAAGLVGLARLAAGLQHDMIPGQVGQSAASPAPQFWLRDRADGPRRGAVAATGTDGTSLHAILEGYEGPNRAAPSPQPLGDRPFGLFAVEADDPQTLCARLDELYALADTRQNEPIEALARRWWGMHPNDPARTLGVAIVAADAADLARSVASVDKGTVAPSSRDRAGRRVFVASDPANPLGGSKVAFVFPGSGSHFAGMGRDLAAHWPEALRGQDAGSVHLKGQFAPDLFWADAIPPQFDDHRAPILGQVSFGAMVADLIAPLLRPDAVVGYSLGETAGLFATHAWTGRDLIWRRLRESSLFRDDLAGPCNAARLVWNLRPDEPVDWVAGVIPKPAEAVDAAIVGIPRVYRLIANTPRETVIGGQRRAVGEVIARVGGPFVLLSAVSTVHCGLLAPVQDAYRALHLLETTPPPGVTFYISAAGEPYIPDRDSAADAITEHALRGFDYPAMIRRAYDDGHRVFVEIGPGSSCSRMIGEILGDLPHMARPLAVAGHDAVATLLEGLAHLIAERVPLDLTSLYGSTETTPENEAKPGRTIQVAIGGAPFDPPEGLAQGRGIETASVVPASATRENGDAAHVEAKVPGLRSTVGLPPQPPTARPKPAEPRPLAASLPETVDFKPTPAYAEQTPPRELPDMATDAPPQHRNGQSPSPAVPSYRWTEPAIMPTFDDSVVGQPFFAAEAARGEAHAAYLRASGDLARTMADQIAFQMTLIDALAGNPAAASLPAYPDLEDESEAVTRVVTSPAPLDIATGQVPRALDRAQCLAYAIGRIGDVLGPDFAEVDAFPTRVRLPDEPLMLVDRILEIDGEPRSMTSGRVVTEHDIHPGMWYLDGGRIPTCIAVEAGQADLFLSGFLGIDFITEGLAVYRLLDAVVTFHRPLPGVGEVIHYDIHVDGFFRQADTWLFRFRFEATVGGQPLLSMQEGCAGFFTAEALAAGKGIVRSTLEAKTRADGRGGTVPPLVPMALEQLDADRVEALRLGNLAAAFGPAFDGLPLAEPQRLPGGPMTLVHRVERIDPAGGTYGLGLIRGEADIHADDWFMTCHFVDDRVMPGTLMFECCLHTLRIYLARMGWVGEHDAVTCGPVPGIASRLKCRGQVIESTRMVTYEVSIKELGYGPEPYAIVDALMYADGKPIVEITDMSLRFEGLTLETLQATWAGRQASPEFVVTPEASPQPPVYDAASIRAFAIGNPSEAFGAPYRIFDEGRVIARLPGPPYQFLDRVISTKGEPWAMVAGAGATAEYDVPADAWYFSADRQPLMPFCVLLEAALQPCGWLAAYVGSALTSDVDLSFRNLGGQARQLIEVTPHVGTMTTEVTLTKVSSSGGMIIQHYDYRMTTSGGEVVYEGDTYFGFFAKQALANQVGFREASFYQPTEAELARSKSFDYPREAPFPDDRWRMIDRVEHLIADGGPAGLGYIRGKKPVDPSAWFFKAHFHQDPVVPGSLGLESFLQLLKLMAAERWGVDPSTVFLSAGPAEAHRWVYRGQVVPGDTLMTTEATVIEVDDQRHLLVADGLLGVDGRLIYQMGRFTAGLLEAEAR is encoded by the coding sequence ATGGCAGCAGCAGCGGAACGGGTGGCAATCGTCGGCGTCGGGGCCATCTTCCCGGGCGCCCCCGACCTCGGGCAGTTCTGGGAGATCGTCTCGGGGGGCATCGACGCCACCTCCGAGGTCCCCGAAGGCCGCTGGGCGCTCGCGCCCGGCGACGCCCACGACCCGCGCCCCGTCTCCCCCGACCGCGTCCCCAGCCTCCGCGCCGGCTTCGTGAACGCCGAGGGCCTCGACCCCGAGTTCGCCGGCCCCCTGGACGTCTCCGTGCGGCTGGCCCTGCACGCCGGCCGCTCCGCCTGGCGGGATGCGAAGACCGACGGCATTGACCCGACTCGCGTCGGCGTGATCCTGGGCCACATCGTCCTGCCCACCGAGGGCGCCTCGGCCCTGGCCCGTCAGACCCTCGGCCGCGCCTTCGCCGAATCGCTGGACCTACCGGCCGATTCCGAGGCCGATGTCGACCCCCGCGCCGCGTTCGCCGCGGGCCTGCCGGCGGGGATGCTGGCGAAATCACTGGGCCTGAAGGGGGCCGCCTACACGCTGGATGCCGCCTGCGCGTCGTCTCTGTACGCGCTCAAGCTGGCGGCCGACGAGCTGACCTCGGGCCGCGCCGACGTCATGCTCACCGGCGGCGTCTCGCGGCCCGACCCGCTGTACACCCAGATGGGGTTCGCCCAGTTGCGGGCCCTCTCCCCGGGCGGCCACCCCCGGCCGTTCGACGCAGGCGGCGACGGCCTGGTGGTCGGCGAAGGGGCGGGCGTCTTCGTCCTGAAACGACTCGGCGACGCCGTCGCGGCGGGCGATCGGATCTACGCCGTGGTCGCGGGCTCCGGCCTGTCCAACGATGTCGATGGCGGCCTGCTCGCCCCCAGCACCGAGGGCCAGCTCCGCGCCATGCGGGCCGCCTATGAGAACGCCGGCTGGGCGCCCGGCGACGTCGACCTGATCGAGTGCCACGCCACCGGCACCCCGCTGGGCGACTCGGTCGAGCTGGCCAGCCTGCGCGAGCTCTGGGCCGGCGAGAAAGGAAAGCCGGGCCGATGCATCATCGGGTCGGTCAAATCCAATATCGGCCACGCACTCACCGCCGCCGGGTCGGCCGGGCTCCTGAAGGTCTTGCAGTCGTTCGAGCACGGCGTCCTCCCCCCCACCGCCAACTTCGCCAGTCCGCTCGAACCGCTGGAAGACCCGTCGAGCCCGTTCCGCGTGCTGGCCGAGTCCGCACACTGGCCCGAACGCACCGCCGGCCGGGCCCGCCGGGCCGCCATCAGCGGGTTCGGTTTCGGCGGGATCAACGCTCATATCCTGCTGGAAGAGTGGCGGCCCCCCGCGCGGCCGTTCGTCCCACGGCCCAGGCCCAAGGTCAAGCCGGGCGTGCCGCTGGCCATCGTCTCGCTGGCCGCACAAGTCGGCCCTTGCGCCACGACACAAGCGTTCCGGGTGCGGGCCCTCGGCGGCGGCTCGCAGGCCGGCCCCGCCGCGCCCGCACGCTGGTGGGGGATCGCCGATGCCCCGGCCGGCTACTACCTGGAGACGCTGGAGCTTCCCGCCGACCGCTTCCGGATCCCGCCCCTGGAGCTGGAGGAGATGCTGCCGCAGCAGTCGCTCCTGCTGCGCCTGGCGGGCGAGGCCATCGCCGAGGCCGGCTGGCAACGCGGAACCCCCAGGCTGCGCACCGGCGTGTTCGTCGGCCTTGGGCTCGACCTGAATACGACGAACTATCATGTGCGGTGGTGGCTTTTGCCGCAGGCCAGGCGCTGGAACGAACAGCTCGGGCTCGGGCTGGACGAGGCCGGCGTGGTCGCCTGGGCGGGTCGGCTGCGCGACGCCTTCGGCCCTCCGCTGTCGGCCAATCGAACGATGGGGGCGCTCGGCGGGCTGGTCGCCAGCCGGATCGCCCGCGAGTTCCGCGCCGGCGGCCCTAGCTTCACCGTCTCCAGCGAGGAGACCTCGGGCCTGCGAGCCCTGGAAGTCGCCTCGGGCATGCTGCGCCGAGGCGAGATCGACGAGGCCCTCGTCGGTGCGGTCGACTTCGCCGGCGACCCCCGCTACGCCCTCGCCGCCGCAGCCCTGCACCCCGATCGGACGACCCCCGCCGATGGCGGCGTGGCCCTGGTCCTCAAGCGGCTGGACGACGCCGAGCGCGACGGCGACCCGATCCTGGCCGTCGTCCGGGGTGTCGGTTCCGCCTGCGGCGGCTCGCCTCAGGAGGTCATCCCCGGCGCCGCTGCCGCCCGCACCTCGTTCGCCCTGGCCTGCGCCGATGCCGGCCTCGACGTGACGGCGCTCGCCTATCTGGAACGCGCCGACGCCGAGCCCGTCCTCTTCCACGGAATGCAGGGCGACGCCGTGGCCACCCTCGGTCACGCCGGGGCCGCCGCCGGCCTGGTTGGTTTGGCCCGGCTCGCGGCCGGGTTGCAGCACGACATGATTCCCGGCCAGGTCGGCCAATCCGCCGCCTCGCCGGCCCCTCAGTTCTGGCTCCGCGACCGCGCCGACGGCCCTCGCCGCGGGGCGGTGGCCGCGACCGGGACCGACGGCACCAGCCTGCACGCGATCCTGGAAGGCTATGAAGGGCCGAATCGGGCCGCCCCCAGCCCGCAGCCCCTGGGCGATCGCCCGTTCGGCCTCTTCGCCGTCGAGGCCGACGATCCTCAGACCCTCTGCGCCCGGCTCGACGAGCTTTACGCCCTGGCCGATACCCGGCAAAACGAACCCATCGAGGCCCTGGCGCGCCGCTGGTGGGGGATGCACCCCAACGACCCGGCCCGCACGCTGGGCGTGGCGATCGTGGCGGCCGACGCCGCCGACCTGGCCCGATCCGTCGCGTCGGTCGACAAGGGGACGGTTGCCCCGTCATCTCGCGACCGCGCCGGCCGCCGCGTCTTCGTCGCCTCGGACCCCGCCAACCCGCTGGGCGGCTCGAAGGTCGCGTTCGTCTTCCCGGGCTCGGGCAGCCACTTCGCCGGCATGGGCCGCGACCTGGCGGCGCACTGGCCCGAGGCCCTGCGCGGCCAGGATGCCGGCAGCGTGCACCTCAAAGGCCAGTTCGCGCCCGACCTCTTCTGGGCCGACGCGATCCCCCCGCAGTTCGACGACCACCGGGCCCCGATCCTCGGCCAGGTCTCCTTCGGCGCGATGGTGGCCGACCTGATCGCCCCGCTGCTGAGGCCCGACGCGGTCGTCGGTTATAGCCTGGGCGAGACCGCCGGCCTCTTCGCCACCCATGCCTGGACCGGTCGCGACCTGATCTGGCGGCGGCTGCGCGAGTCGAGCCTCTTCCGCGACGACCTGGCAGGCCCCTGCAACGCCGCTCGCCTGGTCTGGAACCTGCGCCCCGACGAGCCGGTCGACTGGGTCGCCGGCGTGATCCCCAAGCCGGCCGAGGCCGTCGACGCCGCGATCGTCGGCATCCCTCGGGTCTACCGCCTGATCGCCAACACGCCGCGCGAGACCGTCATCGGCGGCCAGCGCCGGGCCGTCGGCGAGGTGATCGCACGCGTCGGCGGCCCCTTCGTCCTGCTCTCGGCCGTCAGCACCGTGCACTGCGGGCTGCTCGCGCCCGTCCAGGACGCCTATCGCGCCTTGCACTTGCTGGAGACGACCCCGCCGCCGGGCGTCACCTTCTACATCAGCGCCGCCGGTGAGCCCTACATCCCCGACCGCGACTCGGCCGCCGACGCCATCACCGAGCACGCCCTGCGCGGGTTCGACTACCCGGCGATGATCCGCCGCGCCTACGACGACGGCCATCGCGTCTTCGTCGAGATCGGCCCCGGCTCGTCGTGCAGCCGGATGATCGGCGAGATCCTGGGCGACCTTCCCCACATGGCCCGCCCCCTTGCCGTCGCCGGCCACGACGCCGTCGCCACCCTGCTCGAAGGCCTCGCCCACCTCATCGCCGAGCGCGTTCCGCTCGACCTGACCTCGCTCTATGGTTCGACCGAGACGACCCCCGAAAACGAAGCCAAGCCGGGCCGGACGATCCAGGTCGCGATCGGCGGGGCCCCGTTCGACCCGCCCGAGGGCCTGGCGCAGGGTCGCGGGATCGAGACGGCGTCGGTCGTTCCCGCCTCAGCGACGCGTGAAAACGGCGACGCGGCCCATGTCGAAGCGAAGGTACCCGGCCTCCGCTCAACGGTGGGCCTCCCGCCGCAACCGCCCACGGCCCGCCCGAAGCCGGCCGAGCCGAGGCCCCTGGCGGCCTCGCTCCCCGAGACCGTCGATTTCAAGCCGACGCCCGCCTACGCGGAACAGACGCCGCCCCGAGAGCTGCCCGACATGGCCACCGACGCACCTCCCCAGCATCGCAACGGACAGAGCCCGAGCCCGGCCGTCCCGTCGTACCGTTGGACCGAGCCCGCGATCATGCCGACTTTCGACGACTCGGTCGTTGGCCAGCCCTTCTTCGCCGCGGAGGCCGCACGCGGCGAAGCCCATGCCGCCTACCTCCGGGCCTCGGGCGACCTGGCCCGCACGATGGCCGACCAGATCGCCTTCCAGATGACCCTCATCGACGCCCTCGCCGGAAATCCCGCCGCCGCGAGCCTGCCCGCCTACCCGGATCTAGAGGACGAATCGGAAGCCGTCACAAGGGTCGTCACCTCACCCGCTCCGCTCGACATCGCCACGGGCCAGGTCCCCCGGGCGCTCGACCGGGCGCAATGCCTGGCCTATGCGATCGGCCGGATCGGCGACGTGCTCGGCCCCGACTTTGCCGAGGTCGACGCTTTTCCGACTCGCGTCAGGCTCCCCGATGAACCCCTGATGCTGGTCGACCGGATCCTCGAGATCGACGGCGAGCCGCGGTCGATGACCTCGGGACGGGTCGTCACCGAGCACGACATCCACCCCGGGATGTGGTATCTGGACGGCGGCCGGATTCCGACCTGCATCGCCGTGGAAGCCGGCCAGGCCGACCTGTTCCTGTCGGGCTTCCTGGGCATCGACTTCATCACCGAAGGGTTGGCCGTCTACCGGCTGCTGGACGCCGTGGTCACGTTCCACCGCCCGTTGCCGGGCGTCGGCGAGGTGATCCACTACGACATCCACGTCGACGGCTTCTTCCGCCAGGCCGACACCTGGCTGTTCCGGTTCCGGTTCGAGGCGACTGTCGGGGGACAGCCGCTGCTCAGCATGCAGGAAGGCTGCGCCGGCTTCTTCACCGCCGAGGCCCTGGCCGCCGGCAAAGGGATCGTCCGGTCCACCCTCGAAGCGAAGACCCGCGCCGACGGCCGGGGCGGCACCGTGCCTCCGCTGGTGCCGATGGCCCTGGAGCAACTGGACGCCGACCGCGTCGAGGCGCTCCGGCTGGGCAACCTGGCCGCCGCGTTCGGTCCCGCCTTCGACGGGCTCCCCCTGGCCGAGCCCCAGCGCCTGCCGGGCGGGCCGATGACCCTGGTCCACCGGGTCGAGCGCATCGACCCGGCCGGCGGCACCTACGGACTTGGCCTGATCCGCGGCGAGGCCGACATCCACGCCGACGACTGGTTCATGACCTGCCACTTCGTCGACGACCGCGTGATGCCCGGCACGCTCATGTTCGAGTGCTGCCTGCACACCTTGCGCATCTACCTGGCCCGCATGGGTTGGGTCGGCGAGCACGACGCGGTGACGTGCGGGCCCGTCCCGGGCATCGCCAGCCGCCTGAAGTGCCGGGGCCAGGTCATCGAGTCGACCCGGATGGTCACCTACGAGGTCTCCATCAAGGAGCTTGGCTACGGCCCCGAGCCCTACGCCATCGTCGACGCCCTGATGTACGCCGACGGCAAGCCGATCGTCGAGATCACCGACATGTCGCTGCGGTTCGAGGGCCTGACGCTCGAAACCCTGCAAGCGACCTGGGCCGGCCGACAGGCCAGCCCCGAGTTCGTCGTCACGCCCGAAGCCAGCCCCCAGCCACCCGTTTACGACGCCGCGAGCATCCGGGCTTTCGCCATCGGCAATCCCTCCGAGGCCTTCGGCGCCCCTTACCGCATCTTCGACGAGGGCCGCGTCATCGCCCGGCTTCCGGGTCCACCCTACCAGTTCCTCGACCGCGTGATCTCGACCAAGGGGGAACCCTGGGCGATGGTCGCCGGCGCCGGGGCCACAGCCGAGTACGACGTCCCCGCCGACGCCTGGTACTTCTCGGCCGACCGCCAGCCGCTGATGCCCTTCTGCGTGCTGCTTGAGGCCGCGCTCCAGCCCTGCGGCTGGCTGGCCGCCTACGTCGGGTCGGCGCTCACCAGCGACGTCGACCTCTCGTTCCGCAACCTCGGCGGCCAGGCCCGCCAGCTCATCGAGGTGACCCCGCACGTCGGCACGATGACGACCGAGGTCACGCTGACCAAGGTTTCCAGCTCGGGCGGGATGATCATCCAGCACTACGATTATCGGATGACGACCTCCGGCGGCGAGGTCGTTTACGAAGGCGACACCTACTTCGGGTTCTTCGCCAAGCAGGCCCTGGCCAACCAGGTCGGCTTCCGCGAGGCGAGTTTCTACCAGCCCACCGAGGCCGAACTGGCCCGATCGAAGTCGTTCGACTATCCGCGCGAGGCCCCCTTCCCCGATGATCGGTGGCGGATGATCGACCGGGTCGAGCACCTGATCGCCGATGGCGGCCCGGCCGGACTGGGCTACATCCGCGGGAAGAAGCCGGTGGACCCCTCGGCCTGGTTTTTCAAGGCCCATTTCCACCAGGACCCGGTGGTCCCCGGGTCATTGGGTTTGGAATCGTTCCTGCAACTCCTTAAACTGATGGCTGCGGAACGCTGGGGCGTCGACCCGTCGACGGTCTTCCTGTCGGCCGGCCCTGCCGAGGCCCATCGCTGGGTCTACCGCGGCCAGGTCGTGCCGGGCGACACCCTGATGACGACCGAGGCGACGGTCATCGAGGTCGACGACCAACGCCACTTGCTGGTGGCCGACGGACTCCTCGGGGTCGACGGCCGCCTGATCTACCAGATGGGCCGATTCACGGCGGGCTTGCTGGAGGCTGAGGCTCGATGA